One stretch of Nitrospirota bacterium DNA includes these proteins:
- a CDS encoding type II toxin-antitoxin system VapC family toxin — MTGVDTNIIVRLLTGDDPSQSEKARAVLKKADVFVPETVMLETEWVLRHAYGFETTAIHDAFTKLCGLPNVILPNPHRMQTALQWYTEGLDFADALHLASSQGCRAFFSFDRKLVRSAEGRGQCKVKEP; from the coding sequence ATGACCGGCGTTGACACCAACATCATCGTCCGCCTGCTGACTGGTGACGACCCCAGCCAGTCGGAGAAGGCCCGCGCCGTTCTTAAGAAAGCCGACGTATTTGTTCCGGAAACGGTCATGCTGGAAACAGAGTGGGTCCTGCGCCATGCTTACGGCTTCGAGACAACGGCAATCCATGACGCCTTTACAAAATTATGCGGCCTCCCCAATGTCATCCTCCCGAATCCTCATCGCATGCAAACCGCCTTGCAATGGTATACCGAAGGTCTGGACTTCGCCGATGCTCTTCATCTGGCTTCAAGTCAGGGATGCAGGGCTTTTTTCTCTTTCGATCGCAAGCTTGTTCGCAGCGCTGAGGGCCGCGGCCAGTGCAAGGTGAAGGAACCGTAA
- a CDS encoding ABC transporter permease, whose product MLNDLSIKDLTSNTPALIAVILLVVLALTAIVGPFLVSYDPLAMDLDTLIQPPGKAHLLGTDSKGRDILSRVVYGSRISLSVGIIASALSLGIGIFFGLVAGYFGGTVDAFLSQVFDIFLAFPSLLLAIGISAVMPPGLTSAMLAITLVGWAGFARLVRGIALSLKEQTYVEASQSLGASSARILYRHILPNALPLILVAGSLRVGGFILLEAALSFLGLGVQPPTPTWGSMISLNRAYINSAPWMVIFPGLAISITVISFNILGDFLRDKLDPRMQV is encoded by the coding sequence ATGCTCAATGACCTCTCCATAAAAGATTTGACGTCAAACACCCCTGCACTGATCGCGGTGATCCTGCTCGTCGTTCTCGCGCTCACGGCTATTGTCGGGCCTTTTCTTGTTTCCTATGATCCTCTTGCCATGGACCTCGACACCCTGATTCAGCCACCGGGCAAAGCGCATCTTCTCGGCACGGACAGCAAGGGACGGGACATCCTTTCGCGCGTTGTTTACGGCTCCCGCATCTCTCTCAGCGTCGGGATCATCGCGTCCGCGCTCTCTCTCGGTATCGGCATTTTTTTCGGATTGGTTGCGGGGTACTTTGGCGGCACCGTGGACGCATTTCTTTCTCAGGTATTCGATATTTTTCTCGCGTTCCCGAGTTTGTTGCTCGCCATCGGCATCAGCGCGGTAATGCCCCCGGGGCTGACTTCCGCTATGCTGGCGATCACGCTCGTAGGATGGGCCGGATTCGCCCGGCTGGTACGGGGGATCGCCCTTTCACTCAAAGAACAGACCTATGTTGAGGCATCGCAATCCCTCGGCGCTTCGTCGGCAAGAATCTTGTATCGGCACATCCTGCCGAACGCGCTTCCGTTGATCCTTGTTGCCGGCAGTCTGCGCGTCGGAGGATTTATTTTACTTGAGGCGGCACTTTCGTTCCTCGGCCTCGGCGTGCAGCCGCCCACCCCCACCTGGGGCTCGATGATCAGCTTGAACCGCGCCTATATAAACTCCGCGCCCTGGATGGTGATCTTCCCCGGCCTCGCCATCAGCATCACGGTGATAAGCTTCAATATTCTCGGCGACTTTCTTCGGGACAAGCTCGACCCGCGAATGCAGGTGTAA
- a CDS encoding SAM-dependent methyltransferase: protein MKKSSPITEKHDIKPGQSVELLKELHILTRDGQMNQDSRRKLKQVYHLYQFIEPLLKEAQQDHLAISLVDHGAGKSYLGFILYDLFFKRQDSGSRIFGIEARDELVEKSRALAERLAFPGMFFLKQSVAEATLSDSLPATVDVVTALHACNTATDDAIRFALKKRAKFIVLVPCCQAEVAAVLRKNKGQALAQSGLTEIWRHPLHTREFGSLITNVLRCLQLEAHGYQVNVTELVGWEHSMKNELIIAVYKDLPRRRPTERLNEVIHSLGLEEIGWRFSATNSCSGRES, encoded by the coding sequence ATGAAGAAAAGTTCTCCAATAACAGAAAAGCATGACATAAAACCGGGCCAGTCCGTTGAGTTGCTGAAAGAGCTGCACATCCTTACCCGCGACGGGCAGATGAACCAGGATAGCAGGCGAAAACTCAAACAGGTTTATCATCTCTATCAATTCATCGAGCCGCTTCTGAAGGAAGCTCAGCAGGATCACCTCGCTATTTCCCTGGTCGATCACGGAGCGGGCAAGTCCTATCTGGGTTTCATCCTCTACGACCTGTTTTTTAAGCGGCAGGACAGCGGCTCCCGGATCTTCGGCATTGAAGCACGGGATGAACTGGTGGAGAAATCCCGTGCCTTGGCGGAGCGGCTTGCGTTTCCCGGCATGTTCTTTCTGAAACAGTCCGTGGCCGAAGCCACCCTGTCCGATTCACTGCCTGCAACGGTTGATGTGGTGACCGCACTTCATGCCTGCAATACCGCCACAGACGACGCCATTCGTTTTGCCTTGAAGAAGCGGGCCAAATTCATCGTGCTGGTGCCCTGCTGTCAGGCCGAGGTGGCTGCGGTGCTCAGGAAAAACAAGGGCCAGGCGCTGGCCCAAAGCGGTCTGACCGAGATCTGGCGGCATCCGCTGCACACTCGAGAATTCGGCAGCCTGATTACCAATGTGCTGCGCTGCCTGCAACTGGAGGCGCACGGTTATCAGGTCAACGTGACCGAACTTGTGGGGTGGGAACACTCGATGAAGAATGAACTGATCATCGCGGTTTACAAGGACCTGCCGCGCCGCCGCCCGACCGAGCGCCTGAATGAAGTGATCCACTCATTGGGGCTTGAAGAAATCGGCTGGCGATTTTCTGCCACCAATAGTTGTAGCGGCCGGGAATCATAA
- a CDS encoding AbrB/MazE/SpoVT family DNA-binding domain-containing protein — MLSTKLSSKGQVIIPKEIRNRHHWEPGQELQAIDTDDGILLRPASPFPETTLREVSSCLSYSGKPKTIEEMEAAIKKGAGTMKHDRR; from the coding sequence ATGTTGTCCACAAAACTCTCGAGTAAAGGCCAGGTCATCATCCCCAAGGAAATCCGCAATCGGCACCACTGGGAGCCGGGGCAGGAGCTTCAAGCCATAGATACCGATGATGGTATCCTGCTCAGGCCTGCGTCCCCGTTCCCGGAGACCACCCTGCGGGAGGTGTCCTCTTGTCTTTCGTACTCCGGCAAGCCCAAGACCATCGAGGAGATGGAAGCGGCCATCAAAAAAGGCGCGGGGACCATGAAACATGACCGGCGTTGA